The stretch of DNA CAAAAATACCAGTTTAAGAAATTTCATTTTCTTAACGTAATAAAATGGCTCATTATTGTGTGAATTAATGCCTGGTAAATTATCCTATTAAAAAACTTAATACCGCTACAAGTCCGAGTAAGACGATCAGTATTCCGGCTGTCCTGTTCAGGTATAGCAGGTAACGCGGGCGGAATTTATTCCGTAACATAGCGATACAGGTAGTTAGTGTGAACCACCACATAGATGCTCCGATAAAAACCCCGGCGAGAATGAATGATCCTGAAAAATAACTGATATCCGAATCAACTCCGAAAAGAGCAAAAAAAGCCATGTATGTCAGGATAAAAGCAGGATTAACTATTGCAATGAGAAATACCGAAACAAAGTCGCTTCTTAATGTTTCTTTTTTTTCCTTGTTCTGCCGGATTTGCATTACAGGATTCTTAAAAAAAGTAATCACTCCTAATACGATAACACAGATTCCAAGTATGATTTTTAACAGTTCGATATTTTTTTCAATGAATGGCAACACAATTCCCAGGAAGAATGCAGCAATAGTCGCAGATAAAGTATTGGCAGAAGCGGCTCCGAGTCCGGAAATAAATCCGGATTTCCGGCTTTTGGATAATGTTCGTTGGATGCAGAGTACTGCAATAGCTCCTGGTGGTATTGCTACCATTAATCCAGTTATTATCCCTATCCCTAAATTCAACAAAAATTCCATATCCGGTGATATCAGTAATATCCAGCTGCAAAGATAACAGTATACCTCAATTTGAGGTTATAAAAATACAAGTAATAAAAAACAATTAATCTCATATTTACTATACGTAATCAATTTGATCAATGTGACTTAAGAAAACAATAAATAGCAATGAGTGCTAAATTCAAAAACTTGTTCCCGTATCTTACGGGAAATATATCCAATAAAGAATAAATAGGGTTAGGACAGGAGGTATTGAATTTCTCTTTTAAGCATCGGAAAATTTAATATAGAGTCAACAAGCTTTTTATTTTTTGAGTAATATATAATGGGTAATACGGTCCATTTTATTTTTCGGGGTAATTATTGTCCCATTTTTTAATGTACCAATAGCAAACATCGCTTTTTGAGGATTTTTGATTTGAAATCCTTTCAACAGCAAGAGTTGATCTGTCGATGCATAGAGTTTCTGTATAGGCGCCCATTCCATCTTGTAACCAAAATGAAGTTATATGCATATAACAATGATACATAACAATTGTTTACTTTTCTATCACATTAGAATAAAATATTTTGGTATGTAGTGAACTATATTTGCTCCAAAACAAAAGAATATTTCCCCGAACCTACATTTACTTTTACAAAAGCGCCGTCTACAATTCCCTTTTGAGCCAATCCGTTTATTGTCAAGACATATTTTTTTGATGTTTTTGGAATCCATATTTCGGCAGTGGCATTGGCCGGAATTTCTATTTCCATAGTGAATTTTTCATCGGGTTGGTTATTAAAAGCTACGGATATATCGCCTCTAATGGAGGGAATTCTTATCGAAGCCTGCTTAAGTGTTGCCGGCTGTGGTTTGATACGTATTTTTTCAAATCCAGGTTCAATTGGTTCAATTCCCATTAATTTCCTCGGGATTATATTGGCAGGTGCAGCTCCCCAGGCATGATTCCAGTCCTGATTCGGCTTATATTTATTATCCCATGCTTCAAGTGATATGGTTGAACCTTCCCTGATCATATTGTACCAGCTTCGTTCGGCAGTGGAAGAAAGAAGCTCAAGCCCGTATTGTGCATCATGCGAATTGTAGATGGCATCCATTAGGAATTGTGAACCATAAACACTGCAGGCCAGGCCTCTTGTCCGCATAAAATCACTGACCTTTTTTACATTCTTTTGCGGTACTATTCCAAAAGCCATAGGGAACATATTGGCATGTAAAGAACTGTGATCAGTGTCAATACCATCGTTATAATATCCTTTTTTGGGATCTAACATTAACCGGTTTATTTTTGTTTTAACCTGTTGAGCTTCCCTGTCATATTTTTCCTTATCTGTTTGATATCCCAGTACTCCGGCAATAACACTCATTTGCCGTAAGGCTTCATAATGGTATGCATTTACCACGGTATTATAATCTGTAAATACAAAACCATCGGATTCTCCCGCTTCATTTTTCCCTAATCCCAGGATGCCGCTTTGAGGCCAGTCGACGATGTCACGCAACGCTTTTCCCTTGAAATGTATCGATTTGAGCAATTCGGGCGTTTGTTTTCCGGTTCTGGTGCTGATCAGGCCATTGTTTTCTTTCAGTCCGCCAAGCGTCTTGGCCTTGAGATCCTCATAAAAACGTTTCAATGAAGCCATATTCCCGGTGTACAGATAATCATTCCATGCCATCAACACCGATTGCATGATCCATTCGGCAGGCCATGTGGCATAGTTGATGAGGTATTCATGACTATGACGGGCTATCGTAAACTCCCTGTCGACAGCATAATGACACAACTGATTGATTAATGCATCAGCTTCATAAGGGATCCTCTCCCTGTCACCATCTACATAGGTACCTGCGAAGGAAGTTGCTTTGATAGAATATTTGCAGAGATCCCATACGCGGTTCAATACAGTATCGGATGAGTGAAACTCCGATGCTGTTTCATTGAATGGATAAAATATGGTCTGCCTCATCATATCTGTTGTATTCAATGCAGGTGAATAACCTTCTACTTCGCAGTAACGGAACGGGTAAACTTCGCCGGTATAATCAGGCATTATAATCGGTTTTACACCGCTTTCATTGGCGGAAATATTTGTATTCCTTTTATCCGGGCGAATTTTGACCGAATAGGTGTGTGTGCCTGCCATCAGCGGTAACCTGTACATGGCATAACGAATGGTTCCACCCGGCTTACGGTCGACTTGTCCGTTTTTTGCGTGCTCTCCCAAATGAATAATCACCGTATCCATTTCCTTGAATGATGTCAATGTCAATCGCAGCCGGCCAAAAGACGCTTTCCCGAAATCAATAAAATAATGTCCCTTATCTATTGTAGAAATTTTGACAGGGTGTTCATCACTTACCTGTAACGGATATTGTGCAGTCATGCCATCCATATTTTCGGCTGTAATAAAGCTTTTTACCTGTGAAAACGGGCTTTCCACACCATGATTGTCCCATACTTTTACTTTCCAGTAATAAACAGTGGATGGCTGGAGCGCTTTCCCTGCATATGGCACAGATACTGAATTATTGCTTTCTGTGCGTCCGCTGTCCCACATATCGCCTTCATCTTTTGCCAATAATTTTGGTGATGTGGCGACTAAAATATGGTAAGCGGTTTGAAGCGTATTGGCTTGTTCGCTATTTACCACCCACCCTAAATACGGGTTTGTATTCCGGATAGCTGCTGTCTGGTATCGCTCAATTAGGGAGCCGATTTCAGATAATGATATATTGGCAGGATAACCGTCGAGGAATACCCGGTCGGTATGTTCCAATAAATCTGTGGTAAGATGGGAAGGTGACTGGGCTATACAAAGCTGGATGCTGGCCAGAAAAACAATAAAAATCCGGGACATAATTCTTTATATTTATATGATTATTCTAATTTAATTCCAATACAACAATTGATTTTGCAGGGAGTTGAACATTTAGTATTCCCTTATTGATTTTAAATGTACTAAAATCAGCCGGCTTTACCAGGTCATTTTTTTCAAAAGTATTATGATCATTAATATTACCGGAGGTTAGCACTGTTCCCTTCACCTTCGCAATTTGCATGGCAGATATATCTATATTCACTTCACGTCCGGCTTCCAGGTCGATGTTGGTCAGGGATACGTGGTATTTGCCATTCTTGTCTTTAGAGGCCGAAACATTTACCACCGGTATATTGCGGTGGTTAATTAGTTTAGTGTCTGATATGATATCTAACGGAAGAAAGGTGGCATCCTGATGTACCTTATACATATCGAATACGTGGTAGGTAGGGGTCAACAACATTTTGTCATCCTTTGTCAGGATTATCGATTGAAGTACGTTGACTACCTGCGCGATATTAGCCATTCGTATACGGTCGGCATATTTGTGAAAGACATGCAGTGATAAGGCGGCAACGAAAGCATCGCGAAGCGTGTTCTGCTGGAACAGAAATCCGGGATTGGTTCCGGGTTCCACATCCCACCATGTTCCCCATTCATCAACCAGTAAGCCGATATGCTTGTTCCGGTCGTATTTATCCATAATGACAATGTGCTTTTGGATGACTTCTTCGATTTCCATACATTTGGCTATGGTCCAGTAGTAATCGTCATTATTGAAGTTGGTGGCAGATCCTTTACTACCACTCCATCCTTTCACTGTATAGTAATGTAATGAAAGGCCATTCATCCGGTGTCCGATATTTTTCATCAGTACTTCCGTCCAGTTATAATCATAATCACTGGCTCCACTGGCGACTTTATACAATTGGTTGCCGTCATAATTACGGCAATATACCGCATATCGACGGTACAGATCGGCATAATATTCCGGTCTCATGTCTCCGCCACACCCCCAGCTTTCGTTACCTACACCCCAGTATTTTACTTTCCAGGATTTCTCCCTGCCGTTTTTGCGTCGCAAATTTGCCATGGGGCTGTCGCCATCAGAAGTAATATACTCCACCCATTTTGCCATTTCTTCTACAGTTCCACTTCCTACGTTGGCACTGACATATGGTTCACATGCTAATATTTCACATAAATTTAAAAATTCATGGGTACCGAAACTATTGTCTTCAACTACTCCTCCCCAGTTGTTATTGACCATTTTAGGCCGCTGATCACGCGGTCCTATACCGTCCATCCAATGATATTCGTCGGCAAAACAGCCTCCGGGCCACCTGAGGTTCGGTATCTGAAGAGATTTCAAAGCATCCAGGACATCCTTCCGATATCCCCGGACGTTAGGTATGGAAGAATTTTCTCCCACCCAGATTCCACCATAGATGCATGATCCCAGATGTTCGGCAAAATGCCCATAAATATGTTTACTGATGATCTGCCTGCCTTGTTCGGGATGAATCCGGACTGTGACATTTTTCTGCGAAGACGCAGTTAATGTGGTAAATAATAAGAAAAGGCCAGTTATTATCAGATTTTTCATATTGGTATGGATATAATTAATTGCTTACAGATAAAATGGTTTCAACAGGTTTTAACCAGGGTGCGGAAAATTTAACTTTAACAGTGCCTTCTGTTCCGGTAGTCTGGATGTATGCCAATAACCGGCCATGAAAAGCCCGTTGTTTATTGTCCCTGTAATTTCCCATATCGCTGTTATTGCTGGCCTCTAGTCCTAATAACTTCGCCGGCCCTTCGACCACGCAGGTAATCTCTTCATCCGAGATCATTACCGGAATACCGTTCATATCCACTACCTGAACGGTAACATGAACCAGGTCTTTATTCTTATCCGGATGAGGGTTGTCTACGAGAACGGTCAATGCATCCGGCCTTCCGGAGGTCCGGATATCATAACGGCATACTTCTTTGTCTCCCTTATATCCCACTGCTTCGAGTTTTCCGGCTTGATAAGGAATATCCCAGGATATAATACCGGTATGGTCATCGTAATCTTTGAGCGTGCCTGTTTCCTTTCCATCCAGCAACAATTTCGCTTTTTC from Bacteroidales bacterium encodes:
- a CDS encoding LysE family transporter gives rise to the protein MVAIPPGAIAVLCIQRTLSKSRKSGFISGLGAASANTLSATIAAFFLGIVLPFIEKNIELLKIILGICVIVLGVITFFKNPVMQIRQNKEKKETLRSDFVSVFLIAIVNPAFILTYMAFFALFGVDSDISYFSGSFILAGVFIGASMWWFTLTTCIAMLRNKFRPRYLLYLNRTAGILIVLLGLVAVLSFLIG
- a CDS encoding family 78 glycoside hydrolase catalytic domain, encoding MSRIFIVFLASIQLCIAQSPSHLTTDLLEHTDRVFLDGYPANISLSEIGSLIERYQTAAIRNTNPYLGWVVNSEQANTLQTAYHILVATSPKLLAKDEGDMWDSGRTESNNSVSVPYAGKALQPSTVYYWKVKVWDNHGVESPFSQVKSFITAENMDGMTAQYPLQVSDEHPVKISTIDKGHYFIDFGKASFGRLRLTLTSFKEMDTVIIHLGEHAKNGQVDRKPGGTIRYAMYRLPLMAGTHTYSVKIRPDKRNTNISANESGVKPIIMPDYTGEVYPFRYCEVEGYSPALNTTDMMRQTIFYPFNETASEFHSSDTVLNRVWDLCKYSIKATSFAGTYVDGDRERIPYEADALINQLCHYAVDREFTIARHSHEYLINYATWPAEWIMQSVLMAWNDYLYTGNMASLKRFYEDLKAKTLGGLKENNGLISTRTGKQTPELLKSIHFKGKALRDIVDWPQSGILGLGKNEAGESDGFVFTDYNTVVNAYHYEALRQMSVIAGVLGYQTDKEKYDREAQQVKTKINRLMLDPKKGYYNDGIDTDHSSLHANMFPMAFGIVPQKNVKKVSDFMRTRGLACSVYGSQFLMDAIYNSHDAQYGLELLSSTAERSWYNMIREGSTISLEAWDNKYKPNQDWNHAWGAAPANIIPRKLMGIEPIEPGFEKIRIKPQPATLKQASIRIPSIRGDISVAFNNQPDEKFTMEIEIPANATAEIWIPKTSKKYVLTINGLAQKGIVDGAFVKVNVGSGKYSFVLEQI
- a CDS encoding alpha-N-arabinofuranosidase — encoded protein: MKNLIITGLFLLFTTLTASSQKNVTVRIHPEQGRQIISKHIYGHFAEHLGSCIYGGIWVGENSSIPNVRGYRKDVLDALKSLQIPNLRWPGGCFADEYHWMDGIGPRDQRPKMVNNNWGGVVEDNSFGTHEFLNLCEILACEPYVSANVGSGTVEEMAKWVEYITSDGDSPMANLRRKNGREKSWKVKYWGVGNESWGCGGDMRPEYYADLYRRYAVYCRNYDGNQLYKVASGASDYDYNWTEVLMKNIGHRMNGLSLHYYTVKGWSGSKGSATNFNNDDYYWTIAKCMEIEEVIQKHIVIMDKYDRNKHIGLLVDEWGTWWDVEPGTNPGFLFQQNTLRDAFVAALSLHVFHKYADRIRMANIAQVVNVLQSIILTKDDKMLLTPTYHVFDMYKVHQDATFLPLDIISDTKLINHRNIPVVNVSASKDKNGKYHVSLTNIDLEAGREVNIDISAMQIAKVKGTVLTSGNINDHNTFEKNDLVKPADFSTFKINKGILNVQLPAKSIVVLELN